Proteins from a genomic interval of Polaribacter sp. Q13:
- a CDS encoding carboxypeptidase-like regulatory domain-containing protein: protein MQKRTLLFFLILSLNIFSQEDKQKEISLKKILTTIETKFDIKFAYANHLIKGKSIVFNFDHKKLAEIIVELKKTIHLDIKELSKNRFLIVLPPKKITICGELQNENNIAEKLRGASVKIKGTNIGVLSNNEGKFSFKNIETSAVLEVSFIGFKTKYISVSNFLFEDCILIPMLEESTSLDEVIITNYLTNSISKTIDGAIVFRPKNQNVLPGLTEPDILQSVQQLPGILNVDETASGLHVRGGTPDQNLILFDGIKLFNTGHFFGAISALNPYIIDKVTVYRTASNSKYGNHIAGVVDVETSSDIATKMSGSAGFNFTHVDANIKVPINEKVSAIVSVRRSISDIVRTPTIDKLSNKAFQHSSVTEDAKDAKDFNVISDNNFKFIDYNLKINYKPTANDFLSISQIGILNNFDYNFLNLDLKEDRSDDLRLNNLGYSATWKRKWTDKLSQNFNVNYSQYNLNYNNQKVSNDEEYAKIEKRNDVANFEVKLDFLQTIGKFQQMKYGYQYGYQDISYFLERENSNQFYGTKLTLDTNSNNIHTLFSEYSYSFKKKYVLKAGVRGNYFSSIDRYTIEPRIFMQIKVLPKFWMNSSFEVKQQNTSKLLEFDTIDFGLENQLWALSNNKEIPLLESNQFTFGALYSANNFTVDVDLYRRKIKGLTTLTTGFDSFIQEIYTGEAITLGLDLLIKKTWHNFDTWVSYNTGSSNFTFSDLNGGKEFSGNFDVSQSFYWSNNFKYKSFTFSTGFSYRVGIPFSSVEGRNDNFEILRKGINDARLPDYHRLDFSSAYDFKLNKKIKGKVGVSLLNIYNQGNILKREYESKITPDNNAVLVKNDTKSQGFTPNFFFRVSF from the coding sequence TTGCAAAAACGAACCTTACTTTTCTTTTTAATTTTATCCTTAAATATTTTTTCTCAAGAGGATAAACAAAAAGAGATTTCTTTAAAAAAAATATTAACAACTATTGAAACAAAGTTTGATATAAAGTTTGCCTATGCAAATCATTTAATAAAAGGGAAAAGTATTGTATTTAATTTTGATCATAAGAAGTTAGCAGAAATAATAGTAGAATTAAAAAAAACGATTCATTTAGATATTAAGGAACTAAGTAAAAATAGATTTCTAATTGTTTTACCTCCAAAGAAGATTACTATTTGTGGAGAATTACAAAATGAGAACAACATTGCAGAGAAACTAAGAGGAGCTTCTGTAAAAATAAAAGGGACAAATATTGGTGTACTTTCAAATAACGAAGGGAAATTTAGTTTTAAAAATATAGAAACTTCTGCTGTTTTAGAAGTTTCTTTTATTGGTTTTAAAACGAAATATATTAGTGTTAGTAATTTTCTTTTTGAAGACTGCATATTAATCCCCATGCTTGAAGAGTCTACTTCTTTAGACGAGGTAATTATTACAAACTATTTAACAAATTCAATTTCTAAAACAATCGATGGAGCTATCGTATTTAGACCCAAAAACCAAAATGTACTTCCAGGGCTTACAGAACCAGATATTTTACAAAGTGTACAACAATTACCTGGCATTTTAAATGTTGATGAAACTGCTTCTGGTTTGCATGTTCGTGGCGGAACACCAGATCAAAATTTAATACTTTTCGATGGAATTAAATTGTTTAATACCGGTCATTTCTTCGGTGCAATTTCTGCATTAAATCCATATATAATCGATAAAGTTACAGTGTACAGAACAGCTTCTAATAGTAAATACGGTAATCATATTGCAGGAGTTGTAGATGTAGAAACATCGTCGGACATTGCAACTAAAATGTCTGGTTCTGCTGGTTTTAATTTTACGCATGTAGACGCAAATATTAAAGTGCCGATTAATGAAAAGGTAAGTGCAATTGTTTCTGTAAGAAGGTCTATTTCAGATATTGTGAGAACGCCTACAATAGATAAATTGTCTAACAAAGCTTTTCAACATTCTTCAGTAACAGAAGACGCTAAAGATGCCAAAGACTTTAATGTTATTAGCGATAATAATTTTAAGTTTATAGATTACAATTTAAAAATAAATTACAAACCAACAGCAAATGATTTTTTATCTATAAGTCAAATAGGTATTTTAAATAATTTCGATTATAATTTTTTAAACTTAGATTTAAAAGAAGATAGATCGGATGATTTAAGATTAAACAACCTTGGTTATAGTGCAACCTGGAAAAGAAAATGGACAGATAAACTTTCTCAAAATTTTAATGTAAATTACTCTCAATACAATTTAAACTATAATAATCAAAAAGTTTCTAATGATGAAGAATATGCTAAAATAGAAAAGAGAAATGATGTTGCTAATTTTGAAGTGAAACTAGATTTTTTACAAACAATAGGTAAGTTTCAACAAATGAAATATGGATATCAATACGGATATCAGGATATTTCTTACTTTTTGGAAAGAGAAAATAGCAACCAGTTTTATGGAACTAAATTAACATTAGATACCAATAGTAATAATATTCACACCCTGTTTAGTGAGTATTCGTATAGTTTTAAGAAAAAGTATGTATTAAAAGCAGGTGTTCGTGGTAACTATTTTAGTTCTATTGATAGATATACTATAGAGCCTAGAATTTTTATGCAAATAAAAGTTTTACCTAAATTTTGGATGAATAGTTCTTTTGAAGTTAAACAACAAAATACGAGTAAATTATTAGAATTTGATACCATAGATTTTGGATTGGAAAATCAACTTTGGGCTTTGTCTAACAATAAAGAAATCCCTTTGTTAGAGAGTAATCAGTTTACTTTTGGTGCTTTGTATTCTGCAAATAATTTTACAGTTGATGTAGATTTATATAGACGAAAAATAAAAGGATTAACAACTTTAACAACGGGTTTTGATAGTTTTATTCAAGAAATTTATACAGGAGAAGCTATTACTCTTGGTTTAGATTTACTGATAAAAAAAACATGGCATAACTTTGATACTTGGGTAAGTTATAATACTGGTAGTTCTAACTTTACTTTTAGTGATCTTAATGGAGGAAAAGAGTTTAGTGGTAATTTTGATGTTTCTCAGTCTTTTTATTGGTCGAATAATTTTAAATATAAAAGCTTTACTTTCTCTACAGGCTTTAGTTACAGGGTTGGTATTCCTTTTTCTTCTGTAGAAGGACGAAATGATAATTTTGAAATTCTTAGAAAAGGAATTAATGATGCTAGGCTACCAGATTACCATCGATTAGATTTTTCTAGTGCTTATGATTTTAAACTGAATAAAAAAATAAAAGGGAAAGTAGGGGTATCTTTATTAAATATTTATAACCAAGGTAATATTTTAAAAAGAGAGTACGAAAGTAAAATAACACCAGATAATAATGCTGTTTTAGTAAAAAACGATACAAAATCTCAAGGTTTTACTCCAAATTTCTTTTTTAGAGTTTCTTTTTAA
- a CDS encoding FecR family protein, translated as MEAIEKSETLLAKWVSGEMTEEELSAFKKSEDYQLFARITEEAALFKKPKFNKEEVFSKIVSEITENKKAVSVDKPKKVKIFTLKKIMSVAATLLLLVSTFYFLNFNTDVNTGFGERRTIILPDNSTVILNAKSSLSYNKKNWKQDRTLELEGEAYFKVAKGSKFQVKTTEGIISVLGTQFTVFEEEDFLSVTCFEGKVKVERKDVVIILTKGKTFSQYKDAVPLKLGTKKVNPDWLKQESSFVSAPLLVVLKSIEKQYNIKMINLELKKDQLYTGSFVHTNLEQALEAVLLPMNISYTVSDDKKIVTLK; from the coding sequence ATGGAAGCTATAGAAAAGTCTGAAACATTATTAGCCAAATGGGTTTCTGGAGAAATGACAGAGGAAGAACTTAGTGCGTTTAAAAAATCAGAAGATTATCAATTATTTGCTAGAATTACAGAAGAAGCCGCATTGTTTAAAAAACCAAAATTTAATAAAGAAGAAGTCTTCTCAAAAATAGTCAGTGAAATTACAGAAAACAAAAAAGCGGTTTCTGTAGATAAACCTAAAAAAGTAAAAATCTTTACCTTAAAAAAAATAATGAGTGTTGCTGCAACTTTGTTATTACTGGTTAGTACTTTTTATTTTTTAAATTTTAATACAGATGTTAATACAGGTTTCGGAGAAAGAAGAACCATTATTTTACCAGATAATTCTACCGTTATTTTAAATGCAAAATCTAGTTTATCTTATAATAAGAAGAATTGGAAACAAGATAGAACGCTAGAGTTAGAAGGGGAGGCTTATTTTAAAGTAGCAAAAGGAAGCAAGTTTCAGGTAAAAACTACCGAAGGAATTATTAGTGTTTTAGGGACTCAATTTACCGTTTTTGAAGAAGAAGATTTCTTAAGTGTTACATGTTTTGAAGGAAAAGTAAAAGTAGAAAGAAAGGATGTTGTAATTATATTGACTAAGGGAAAAACGTTTTCACAATATAAAGATGCTGTTCCGTTAAAACTGGGTACTAAGAAAGTGAATCCAGATTGGTTAAAACAAGAAAGTTCTTTTGTGAGTGCGCCATTGTTGGTTGTTTTAAAATCGATAGAAAAACAGTATAATATTAAAATGATAAATTTAGAATTAAAAAAGGACCAACTTTATACAGGTAGCTTTGTGCATACTAATTTAGAACAAGCTTTAGAAGCTGTTTTATTACCGATGAATATAAGTTATACCGTTTCTGATGATAAAAAAATCGTTACTTTAAAATAG